A window of bacterium contains these coding sequences:
- a CDS encoding ABC transporter ATP-binding protein, giving the protein MNSFKSLYRCYSPYKNRLWIGIVALFLVDIFHLFIPRIIKYAIDGITKGTITKTDLFRYALLIVALAIVVSILRFFWRYYIIGTSRKIEEQIRNKLFAHIQNMDMKFFNNHKIGDLMAHATNDVNAIRETLGHGMIQFLDIIIWGPFSLAFMLFISVKLTLFAIIPLPFVSIMIMRFSKLIYTRFKNVQASFSALTANARENIEGIKVIKVFNQENGEISNFTDKSQDYMDKNMRLTQIHSIFSPMIFFFTSISTAIVLLVGGKYVISHAISMGDLVAFMSYLATFIWPTIAIGLLLNTIQRGSASMSRINEILNTLPEIKAPSDPVEIKTISNVKKLEIVNLDFYYKEKHVLDNINLSLNAGDSLGITGKIGSGKTTFLNLITRLYDPDKGEIKLNDVSLKNIPFDNLRKVVSFVPQDSFLFSDTIFANIAFGKPHATLEEVQTVAKIAKIHDEIMSFPNNYYDVIGERGVTLSGGQCQRVALSRALLLNPDVLIIDNALASIDIEKEMEILHNLRHTLKDKILIVVSHRIRSIMESDKIIVLEHGKITEKGNHNELLALQGIYFHLFRYQEFNK; this is encoded by the coding sequence ACGGCATAACCAAAGGCACTATAACCAAAACCGATTTGTTTCGCTATGCGTTATTAATTGTCGCTCTGGCCATTGTAGTCTCTATTTTAAGGTTCTTTTGGCGATACTACATCATAGGGACTTCAAGGAAAATAGAAGAACAAATCCGTAATAAGCTTTTTGCCCATATCCAGAATATGGATATGAAATTCTTTAATAATCACAAAATCGGTGACTTGATGGCTCATGCTACTAATGATGTCAATGCTATCAGGGAAACTCTCGGTCACGGTATGATTCAATTTCTTGATATTATTATATGGGGACCATTTTCGCTTGCTTTTATGCTATTTATATCCGTCAAACTTACTCTATTTGCAATTATTCCCCTGCCTTTTGTTTCCATAATGATTATGAGATTTAGCAAATTAATTTATACGAGATTTAAAAATGTCCAAGCTTCTTTTTCCGCTCTTACTGCTAATGCAAGAGAAAACATTGAAGGTATCAAAGTAATAAAAGTCTTTAATCAAGAAAACGGTGAAATATCTAATTTTACGGATAAATCTCAGGATTATATGGACAAAAATATGCGGCTTACACAAATTCACAGCATATTTTCGCCTATGATATTCTTCTTTACAAGTATCTCAACAGCTATTGTCTTGTTAGTCGGGGGAAAATACGTTATTTCCCACGCCATATCAATGGGTGACCTTGTTGCTTTTATGTCTTATCTCGCAACTTTTATCTGGCCTACAATAGCAATCGGACTCTTACTTAATACAATCCAGCGCGGTTCAGCTTCTATGAGCAGGATAAATGAAATATTAAATACTTTGCCCGAAATAAAAGCTCCTTCAGACCCGGTGGAAATAAAAACAATCTCTAACGTTAAAAAACTTGAAATCGTTAATCTTGACTTCTATTACAAAGAAAAACATGTCCTTGATAATATAAATCTATCTCTTAACGCAGGCGATTCACTCGGTATAACGGGTAAAATCGGTTCAGGTAAAACTACATTTTTGAATCTTATAACCCGTCTGTATGACCCTGATAAAGGAGAAATCAAATTAAATGACGTATCCCTAAAAAACATTCCGTTCGATAATCTCAGAAAAGTTGTTTCTTTTGTCCCCCAGGATTCTTTCTTGTTCTCGGATACGATTTTTGCCAATATAGCTTTTGGTAAACCTCATGCTACTCTGGAAGAAGTACAAACAGTTGCAAAAATTGCCAAAATACACGATGAAATTATGAGTTTTCCGAATAATTATTATGATGTAATCGGTGAAAGAGGCGTTACTCTCTCCGGAGGACAGTGCCAGAGAGTTGCCCTCTCAAGAGCTTTGCTTCTTAACCCGGATGTTCTTATTATTGATAACGCTCTCGCGAGTATAGACATAGAGAAAGAAATGGAAATTCTGCATAACCTTAGACATACCTTGAAAGATAAAATATTAATCGTTGTTTCGCATCGCATAAGAAGCATTATGGAGTCCGATAAGATAATAGTTCTTGAACACGGCAAAATTACAGAAAAAGGAAACCATAACGAACTTCTTGCTTTGCAGGGAATTTATTTCCACTTGTTCAGATATCAGGAGTTTAATAAATGA